From one Thalassospira lucentensis genomic stretch:
- the cobU gene encoding bifunctional adenosylcobinamide kinase/adenosylcobinamide-phosphate guanylyltransferase, with product MTQNMAENSQLAGIHLILGGARSGKSRFAENRINHAGGGIYIATGRAWDDEMANRIELHKSSRGEMWQTIEEPLDLCTVLSACSSDGSKPVLVDCLTLWLTNLMLEDRDIEAEFDRLCDILPGLDIPVLLVSNEVGFGIVPENTMARSFRDHAGRLHQRIAELADQVTLVVAGIPMAVK from the coding sequence ATGACCCAGAATATGGCTGAAAACAGCCAGCTTGCCGGGATCCATCTGATCCTTGGCGGTGCCAGATCGGGCAAAAGCCGGTTTGCCGAAAACCGGATCAACCATGCAGGCGGCGGTATTTATATCGCGACCGGTCGTGCGTGGGACGACGAAATGGCAAACCGTATCGAACTTCACAAATCATCGCGCGGCGAGATGTGGCAAACGATCGAGGAACCGCTTGATCTTTGCACGGTCCTGTCTGCCTGCAGTAGTGATGGCAGCAAACCGGTATTGGTCGATTGCCTGACGCTTTGGCTGACCAATCTGATGCTGGAAGATCGCGATATCGAGGCCGAATTTGACCGATTATGCGACATCCTTCCCGGGCTGGACATTCCGGTTCTTCTGGTGTCGAACGAGGTCGGCTTCGGGATTGTGCCGGAAAATACCATGGCGCGCAGCTTTCGGGATCACGCAGGACGATTGCATCAGCGAATTGCCGAACTTGCCGATCAGGTGACGCTTGTGGTTGCCGGCATTCCGATGGCAGTTAAATAG
- a CDS encoding D-sedoheptulose 7-phosphate isomerase — protein sequence MDINAFFDAEFDEHLDLVDKTREATRAPFAKLVSICTKALNEGNKLLFFGNGGSAADAQHIATEFTVRYINDRRALPAISLTTDSSALTAIGNDFGFDYLFSRQIEALGRPGDIAIGISTSGNSRNVNLGLEKAREMGLIATGWTGKTGGAMVDLCDPLMIVPSNTTARIQEMHIQIGQMLVGALEHTLGLTKA from the coding sequence ATGGATATCAATGCCTTCTTCGATGCCGAATTTGACGAGCATCTTGATCTGGTCGACAAAACCCGCGAAGCAACGCGTGCACCCTTTGCAAAGCTGGTATCGATCTGCACCAAGGCACTGAATGAAGGCAACAAACTCCTGTTCTTTGGCAATGGTGGATCGGCCGCCGACGCGCAGCATATCGCAACCGAATTTACGGTTCGCTACATCAATGACCGGCGTGCTTTACCAGCCATCTCACTGACAACAGACAGCTCGGCATTGACCGCCATCGGTAACGATTTCGGTTTCGATTATCTGTTCTCGCGCCAGATCGAGGCACTAGGGCGGCCGGGCGATATCGCGATTGGCATTTCGACATCCGGCAACAGCAGGAACGTCAATCTCGGCCTTGAAAAAGCCCGCGAGATGGGTCTGATCGCCACCGGATGGACTGGTAAAACTGGCGGCGCGATGGTCGATCTGTGCGATCCGCTAATGATCGTGCCCAGCAACACCACCGCCCGCATTCAGGAAATGCATATCCAGATCGGGCAGATGCTGGTTGGCGCGCTGGAACATACCCTTGGCCTGACCAAAGCCTGA
- the cobT gene encoding nicotinate-nucleotide--dimethylbenzimidazole phosphoribosyltransferase yields the protein MFDPKHPPQSLDEIRTLMAELPGVDTEAQAAVSAREPELTKPAGALGRMEDISLWLAGWQGNSRPNMSRPRVTVFAGSHGVCAQGVSAFPVEVNQQMVENFINGGAAINQICKTVDAELRVMEVALEIPTNDFSQEPAMDDEGCAEAMAFGMSAIEKGLDLFVPGEMGIGNTTSAAAIAHALFGGAAADWTGRGTGIDDETLERKTRVVGDAIILHKNQMHDALDVLRCVGGREIAAMAGAILAARYQRVPVLLDGYVSCAAAATLAAIRSDALDHCMIGHVSAEPGHKRLIEKLGKQPLLDFGMRLGEGSGAALAIPLLRASAECHNGMATFAKAGVASRGA from the coding sequence ATGTTCGACCCCAAGCATCCCCCGCAAAGCCTTGATGAAATCCGCACCCTGATGGCCGAATTGCCCGGTGTCGATACCGAGGCACAGGCCGCCGTCAGCGCGCGCGAGCCCGAACTGACCAAACCCGCAGGCGCACTTGGGCGCATGGAAGATATCAGCCTTTGGCTGGCCGGGTGGCAGGGAAATTCACGCCCGAACATGTCACGCCCGCGTGTCACGGTCTTTGCCGGAAGTCACGGTGTCTGCGCCCAGGGCGTGTCTGCCTTCCCGGTCGAGGTCAACCAGCAGATGGTGGAAAACTTCATCAATGGCGGTGCGGCGATCAACCAGATCTGCAAAACAGTAGATGCCGAATTGCGCGTGATGGAAGTCGCACTTGAAATTCCAACCAACGATTTCTCACAAGAACCCGCCATGGATGACGAAGGCTGTGCCGAAGCAATGGCCTTTGGCATGAGTGCAATCGAAAAGGGGCTCGACCTTTTTGTGCCCGGTGAAATGGGAATCGGCAATACCACCTCGGCAGCGGCTATTGCCCACGCACTGTTTGGCGGTGCAGCCGCCGACTGGACTGGACGCGGTACCGGCATTGACGATGAAACGCTTGAACGCAAAACACGCGTGGTAGGTGACGCCATCATCCTGCACAAAAATCAGATGCATGATGCACTTGATGTTCTGCGCTGTGTTGGCGGTCGTGAAATCGCGGCGATGGCCGGTGCCATTCTTGCTGCTCGTTATCAGCGGGTGCCGGTTCTTCTTGATGGTTATGTATCCTGTGCCGCTGCGGCAACCCTTGCCGCCATCCGCAGCGATGCGCTTGATCATTGCATGATCGGGCATGTCTCGGCCGAGCCGGGCCACAAGCGCCTGATCGAAAAACTGGGTAAACAGCCGCTTCTCGATTTTGGCATGCGCCTTGGCGAAGGATCGGGGGCAGCCCTTGCCATCCCTCTTTTGCGGGCATCAGCGGAATGCCACAACGGCATGGCAACCTTTGCCAAGGCTGGTGTTGCAAGCCGCGGCGCATAA
- the cbiB gene encoding adenosylcobinamide-phosphate synthase CbiB yields the protein METAILQFLIPQPGFTGPLFTVLVLALVLDAVFGDFPWLFGRVPHPVVWIGNLIAWFEKRLNKSRYGNSTRFLRGSLTSLAVIACATVFGGVIQLISSFGGIFRFADILLLAILIAQKGLYQHVKAVSVALKRDGLTGGRAAVSMIVGRDPQSLDQAGVSRAAIESCAENFSDGVAAPLFWYVLGGPIGLCAYKAINTLDSMIGHRSDRYLYFGRFAARLDDVVNFIPARIAGGVICLAAVIGRKTSGAHAWKIMLRDASKHKSPNAGWQEAAFAGALDLSLAGPRQYGAELVEDPYIGDGRRDADASDIDRALKLYTTSCILNAAWPVVLKMMWVSL from the coding sequence ATGGAAACCGCGATCCTTCAATTTCTGATCCCGCAGCCCGGTTTTACGGGCCCGCTTTTCACCGTGCTGGTACTGGCGCTGGTGCTGGATGCCGTTTTTGGTGATTTTCCGTGGCTGTTCGGGCGGGTACCGCATCCGGTGGTCTGGATTGGCAATTTGATTGCGTGGTTTGAAAAACGCCTGAACAAATCGCGATATGGCAACAGTACCCGCTTTTTACGCGGAAGCCTTACCAGTCTGGCGGTCATTGCCTGTGCGACGGTGTTTGGTGGCGTTATCCAGCTGATATCCTCGTTTGGCGGTATTTTCCGGTTTGCCGACATTCTGCTGCTTGCCATCCTGATTGCGCAAAAGGGGCTTTATCAGCATGTCAAAGCGGTTTCGGTTGCTTTAAAGCGTGATGGTCTTACGGGGGGACGGGCGGCGGTTTCGATGATTGTCGGGCGTGATCCGCAATCGCTTGATCAGGCCGGGGTCAGCCGGGCGGCGATTGAAAGCTGTGCGGAAAACTTTTCGGACGGTGTGGCCGCCCCCCTGTTCTGGTACGTGCTGGGCGGGCCGATCGGGCTTTGTGCCTATAAGGCGATCAATACGCTTGATTCCATGATCGGTCATCGCAGTGACCGTTATCTTTATTTTGGCAGGTTCGCGGCCCGTCTTGATGATGTTGTGAACTTTATTCCGGCACGGATTGCCGGTGGGGTGATCTGCCTGGCCGCCGTGATAGGCCGCAAAACTTCCGGTGCGCATGCCTGGAAAATAATGCTGCGCGATGCGTCAAAGCACAAATCGCCGAACGCCGGATGGCAGGAAGCGGCTTTTGCCGGGGCGCTTGACCTGTCGCTTGCCGGGCCGCGCCAATACGGCGCGGAACTGGTCGAGGATCCCTATATTGGCGATGGCAGGCGGGATGCCGATGCCAGCGATATCGACCGCGCACTTAAGCTTTACACCACGTCCTGCATTCTGAACGCGGCATGGCCGGTGGTGTTGAAGATGATGTGGGTTTCGCTATGA
- the rfaE1 gene encoding D-glycero-beta-D-manno-heptose-7-phosphate kinase, with translation MTDLSHLAQLVEQLPNAKVLCIGDVMLDRFVYGSVTRISPEAPIPIIRVERESAMLGGAGNVTRNATALGASVRFLSLVGDDLPGREVMEYVANDKGVEPYIQIERNRPTTIKTRYIAGGQQLLRSDNETTATLAATTISNLSALATQLAPDVSAIILSDYGKGVLHGDVVAATIAAARKAGKPVIVDPKGTDYSIYRGATVVTPNRAEALAATGIEIHSDEDAIAAATKIITECGIENVLLTRSQDGMTLVTSTGEAIHLPTEAREVFDVSGAGDTVVACLASAIAGGASLSDAARIANVAAGIVVGKIGTAVVYPDELISVLHHHDLMIGEAKLMPLDRMVDRVERWRRKGYKVGFTNGCFDLLHPGHLSLLQQARSNCDRLIVGLNSDASVKRLKGEARPVQSEAARAAVLGSLETVSGVVIFGEDTPITVIEALKPDILVKGADYTIDKVVGADIVQGYGGKVVLANLADGFSTTSTIARINQGKK, from the coding sequence ATGACCGATCTTAGCCATCTGGCCCAACTGGTTGAACAGCTGCCCAATGCCAAGGTACTTTGCATCGGCGATGTCATGCTCGACCGGTTTGTGTATGGCTCAGTCACGCGCATTTCGCCCGAGGCACCGATCCCGATCATTCGGGTCGAACGCGAAAGCGCCATGCTGGGCGGGGCGGGCAACGTCACCCGCAATGCGACAGCCCTTGGCGCATCGGTTCGTTTTCTGTCACTTGTCGGTGATGATCTTCCGGGCCGCGAGGTCATGGAATATGTTGCCAATGACAAGGGCGTCGAACCCTATATCCAGATTGAACGCAACCGCCCGACAACGATCAAGACCCGCTATATCGCGGGTGGACAGCAATTGTTACGATCTGATAACGAAACTACCGCAACGCTTGCGGCGACAACCATCAGCAACCTGTCGGCTTTGGCCACCCAACTGGCCCCCGATGTCAGCGCCATCATCCTTTCCGATTACGGCAAGGGTGTTCTGCATGGTGACGTCGTCGCCGCAACCATTGCCGCCGCTCGCAAGGCTGGAAAACCGGTGATTGTCGATCCCAAGGGTACGGATTATAGCATCTATCGCGGTGCCACGGTCGTCACTCCGAACCGCGCCGAAGCCCTGGCCGCAACCGGGATCGAGATTCATAGCGACGAAGACGCCATTGCCGCGGCAACAAAAATCATCACCGAATGCGGCATTGAAAATGTGCTTCTGACCCGAAGCCAGGACGGCATGACACTTGTCACCAGCACGGGTGAGGCCATTCACCTTCCGACCGAGGCCCGTGAAGTCTTTGATGTTTCCGGTGCCGGTGACACGGTTGTTGCCTGCCTTGCCTCGGCGATTGCCGGGGGTGCGTCGCTTTCCGATGCTGCCCGCATTGCCAATGTCGCGGCAGGCATTGTGGTTGGCAAGATCGGCACGGCTGTTGTTTATCCGGACGAACTGATTTCTGTTCTGCATCATCACGACCTGATGATCGGCGAAGCCAAACTGATGCCGCTTGACCGCATGGTGGACCGTGTCGAACGCTGGCGCCGCAAGGGTTACAAGGTCGGTTTCACCAATGGCTGTTTCGATCTTTTGCATCCGGGCCATCTCAGCCTTCTGCAACAGGCACGATCCAATTGTGACCGCCTAATTGTCGGGCTTAATTCCGATGCGTCGGTCAAACGGCTTAAGGGCGAAGCACGACCTGTGCAATCCGAAGCCGCCCGTGCGGCTGTCCTGGGGTCTCTTGAAACCGTCAGCGGTGTGGTGATTTTCGGCGAAGACACCCCGATCACTGTGATCGAGGCCCTCAAACCCGATATTCTGGTCAAGGGTGCCGATTACACCATCGACAAGGTTGTCGGCGCAGATATCGTTCAGGGGTATGGCGGCAAAGTCGTTCTGGCCAATCTCGCCGACGGTTTTTCGACGACCTCCACCATTGCGCGGATCAATCAGGGCAAGAAATAG
- the cobS gene encoding adenosylcobinamide-GDP ribazoletransferase: MTNDHNQAGMKSQSPDDEGIASKVEHDEDISSPKGPVADFWRALALLSRVPVSATCDFRPVAIARSVWCWPLVGLFIAGIAIIPAYLTEVLTGNGMIAAIVATLALILLTGAMHEDGIADCADGFGGGQDKLRKLEIMRDSRIGTYGVVALVLCLAMRVAVLAAAGESGSMAAILIVMATLSRAAMPIVTYVFDPAREDGLGKGAGRPDIRMVAAGIAVALMLVVIVAGALTAFMCLVAMMVGASIVGWIARHQIGGHTGDVLGMTQIISELFVGIAFIAVLQVTW, translated from the coding sequence GTGACAAATGATCATAATCAAGCCGGAATGAAATCGCAAAGCCCTGATGACGAGGGCATTGCCAGCAAGGTTGAGCACGACGAAGACATTTCGTCGCCAAAGGGACCGGTTGCCGATTTCTGGCGGGCGCTGGCCCTTTTGAGCCGTGTTCCGGTTTCCGCAACATGTGACTTTCGCCCGGTTGCGATCGCGCGGTCGGTCTGGTGCTGGCCATTGGTGGGACTGTTTATTGCAGGTATCGCGATCATCCCGGCATATCTGACCGAAGTTCTCACCGGAAATGGCATGATTGCGGCCATTGTCGCGACGCTGGCACTGATCCTGTTAACCGGGGCGATGCATGAAGATGGTATTGCCGACTGCGCAGATGGATTTGGTGGCGGGCAGGACAAGTTGCGTAAACTTGAAATCATGCGTGACAGTCGCATCGGCACATATGGTGTTGTTGCACTTGTTTTATGCCTTGCGATGCGTGTTGCGGTTCTGGCGGCTGCGGGTGAAAGCGGCAGCATGGCCGCCATTCTGATTGTGATGGCGACACTATCGCGTGCGGCGATGCCGATTGTGACCTATGTTTTTGATCCGGCGCGTGAAGACGGGCTTGGCAAGGGAGCCGGACGTCCCGACATCAGAATGGTCGCGGCAGGAATTGCCGTTGCCTTGATGTTGGTGGTGATTGTTGCAGGCGCATTGACCGCATTCATGTGTTTGGTTGCCATGATGGTCGGGGCATCTATCGTCGGTTGGATCGCCCGGCATCAGATTGGTGGCCATACCGGTGATGTGCTGGGTATGACGCAAATCATTTCCGAGCTATTTGTCGGCATTGCATTTATCGCAGTGCTGCAGGTCACTTGGTGA
- a CDS encoding histidine phosphatase family protein — MQKVVTTRWWLVRHAPVTNPERLVYGRSDMPVNLSDEKALRALARQLPREAIWVTSHLSRTLDTALKLLELMDENILPTRETGFAEQHFGTWEKKHWNDLPKGETTRFWTDFARQHPPNGESFGDVVERVGPLFDRLTRYWAGKDIVAVIHGGTVRAALASALGLPLEAALSFHVDTLGLTRIEHIAGVDQPGWRVTGVNLRF; from the coding sequence ATGCAGAAGGTAGTGACGACGCGGTGGTGGCTTGTTCGCCATGCGCCGGTGACAAATCCGGAACGGCTTGTTTATGGTCGAAGTGACATGCCGGTTAATCTGTCGGATGAAAAAGCGTTGCGGGCCTTGGCGCGTCAACTGCCTCGCGAGGCGATCTGGGTTACCAGTCATTTGTCGCGAACGCTTGATACCGCGTTAAAACTCCTGGAACTGATGGATGAAAACATACTGCCGACCCGTGAGACCGGGTTTGCCGAGCAGCATTTCGGTACGTGGGAAAAGAAGCACTGGAATGACCTTCCCAAGGGGGAAACCACACGTTTCTGGACGGATTTTGCCAGACAGCATCCCCCGAATGGAGAAAGTTTCGGGGATGTTGTCGAACGCGTCGGGCCGTTGTTTGACCGGCTGACGCGCTATTGGGCAGGGAAAGATATTGTCGCGGTTATTCATGGGGGAACGGTACGCGCGGCTTTGGCAAGCGCCCTTGGTCTACCACTTGAGGCGGCGTTGTCGTTTCATGTCGATACACTCGGTTTGACGCGGATCGAACATATTGCCGGTGTCGATCAGCCTGGCTGGCGGGTAACCGGTGTGAATTTGCGCTTTTAG
- the cobW gene encoding cobalamin biosynthesis protein CobW — protein MAQLGKIPATVITGFLGAGKTTMIRNMLENAGGKRIALIINEFGDLGVDREVINGCGISGCAEDDVVELANGCICCTVADDFLPTIKGLIDRDTPPDHIVIETSGLALPKPLVKAFNWPEIRSRVTVDGVVAVLDGAALRDGLFAHDHHAVQAQREADDNLDHESPLEELFEEQLHCADMVVLNKTDLLSEAEIAKVEADVRAELKRPSVKIIATAHSKVENAVLLGLGAAAEDDLDSRPSHHDDGHEHDHDDFESFVVSLDNVEDAAALEKRLIDVVRQFDVLRIKGFLDIPGKPMRQVVQGVGERFQRYFDRPWAATEKRRSELVVIGLHGLDRNAIEAAIKAS, from the coding sequence ATGGCACAGCTTGGAAAAATCCCGGCAACAGTGATCACCGGTTTTCTTGGTGCAGGCAAAACCACGATGATCCGCAATATGCTGGAAAATGCCGGGGGTAAGCGGATTGCGCTGATCATCAACGAGTTTGGTGATCTGGGTGTCGACCGCGAGGTTATTAATGGATGTGGCATATCGGGTTGTGCCGAGGATGATGTTGTCGAACTGGCAAACGGGTGCATCTGCTGCACGGTGGCCGATGATTTCCTGCCAACCATCAAGGGCCTGATTGATCGTGATACACCGCCAGATCATATCGTGATCGAAACATCCGGGCTGGCATTGCCAAAACCGTTGGTCAAGGCGTTTAACTGGCCGGAAATCCGGTCGCGCGTCACGGTGGATGGTGTTGTTGCCGTTCTGGATGGGGCGGCGTTGCGTGACGGGCTGTTTGCCCATGATCATCACGCGGTTCAGGCGCAGCGCGAAGCGGACGACAATCTGGATCACGAAAGCCCGCTTGAGGAGCTGTTTGAAGAACAGCTCCATTGTGCGGATATGGTGGTTCTGAACAAAACCGATCTGCTGAGCGAGGCCGAAATTGCCAAGGTCGAGGCAGATGTCCGGGCCGAGCTGAAACGTCCGTCCGTCAAGATTATCGCAACCGCGCACTCAAAGGTCGAAAATGCTGTGTTGCTGGGCCTTGGTGCGGCAGCCGAGGACGACCTTGATAGCCGTCCGTCGCATCATGACGATGGTCACGAACATGACCATGATGATTTTGAAAGCTTTGTCGTGTCGCTTGATAATGTTGAGGATGCCGCAGCGCTTGAGAAGCGTTTGATTGACGTTGTGCGTCAGTTTGATGTGCTGCGGATCAAGGGGTTCCTTGATATTCCCGGCAAACCGATGCGCCAGGTCGTTCAGGGGGTTGGTGAACGGTTCCAGCGTTATTTCGACCGCCCGTGGGCGGCAACCGAGAAACGCCGGTCGGAACTGGTGGTGATTGGCCTGCATGGTCTGGATCGCAATGCTATCGAAGCGGCAATCAAGGCGTCCTGA
- a CDS encoding nucleotidyltransferase family protein, producing the protein MAGGVEDDVGFAMSSGNAIDQVAQGQLFLDLVLRNRFNRTILDRFSDLGIDDWWLTAGCLAQSIWNILANRPVEDRIDDYDLFYFDADIRWNAEDKVIARVADLFSDLPIRIEIRNQARVPIWYRKKFDIEYGDVSAACEGIDRFAYRTTAIGLRKLHDEYRIYAPFGLEAVLEGTIIPNPVLPLRDVYVAKVIRWRKNWPCLKVMPWPDNPE; encoded by the coding sequence ATGGCCGGTGGTGTTGAAGATGATGTGGGTTTCGCTATGAGCTCAGGGAATGCCATTGATCAGGTTGCGCAGGGGCAGCTGTTTCTTGATCTGGTGTTACGTAACCGTTTCAACCGGACAATCCTTGATCGGTTTAGTGATTTGGGAATTGATGACTGGTGGTTAACGGCTGGGTGTCTGGCGCAATCGATATGGAATATTTTAGCAAACCGCCCTGTTGAAGACCGGATTGATGACTATGATCTATTCTATTTTGACGCTGACATCCGTTGGAATGCTGAAGATAAGGTGATTGCACGAGTGGCTGATTTATTCTCAGATCTGCCCATTCGGATCGAAATTCGCAATCAAGCAAGGGTGCCGATTTGGTACCGGAAGAAATTCGACATTGAATATGGTGATGTATCAGCTGCGTGCGAAGGGATTGATCGATTTGCTTATCGAACAACTGCAATCGGGCTGCGCAAACTGCATGACGAGTATCGTATATATGCGCCATTTGGGCTTGAAGCGGTTTTGGAAGGCACAATCATTCCAAACCCTGTCCTGCCGCTCCGGGATGTGTATGTGGCCAAAGTCATCCGATGGCGGAAAAACTGGCCCTGCCTTAAAGTGATGCCATGGCCCGATAACCCGGAATAA